Below is a window of Uranotaenia lowii strain MFRU-FL unplaced genomic scaffold, ASM2978415v1 HiC_scaffold_144, whole genome shotgun sequence DNA.
GTGGCAATGAAGATAAATGAAAGAGACAATGTcagaaagtgaaaaattcagtgaatattatttctaagtttttaaattagaaTCTGATAGAAACTTTAAATCAGAAAGTTCTTTGCCAGACTCGATGAGgaaaaattttctgcgttactCAAAATCCAAGAGTAGAGGTGGGTAGTAATGTAGTGATTATAAATGACAATGTAAAGAACTGTGAGATTTATGATGCATTGAACAGGTCTAATAGCTGTCAGTGATGAATCCTGATAGATCAAATTTTATCTGACAAGCTTATGAAATGATCTGAgcgtgtaatttaaaaaaaacggtcattcatATAACGAATTTTCGGAAGAAGGTTGTGTGTCGGCGGAATTGTTAGCGATTTAGGTTGAAAAGTCGGGAATAAGATTTCAagtacgacaatggcgcagcaAGTAGGTTGACTAATTTGAAAAAGATGAGAAAGTTGTgaaaagtatcaaaatattgGTTGAAGTGCTGACTAAATTATAAGTGGAGTTTTTGTATAACGTAACATCCCGTGGGAGTAGTGGCGTTATTTGTTGTGTTTCAGGTATTGAGGTGAAAGGAGTGGTTCGCtgattttaagttgtttttactGAAGAGTATTTTAACTTTTGATTCCTGATGAAAGACTCAGAAGTTTGTTTTCCGATGGAAGACTCGGCAAACTATTGAGTATCGATGAAAGACTCGACAACTTCAACGATTCTTCGATGAATGATTGGTTATTTGATTTCGTTTacgatgaaagactcgaaaaCAGGAAATCAGTAGCATAgttcgatgaaagactcgaattCAAATAGATTATGCATGTGTGGACatttcgatgaaagactcggaaaacaatttttgtcgatgaaagactcggcaAACTATTGAGtgtcgatgaaagactcgaCAACTTCAACGATTCTCCGATGAATGATTGGTTATTTGATTTCGTTTacgatgaaagactcgaaaaCAGGAAATCAGTAGCATGGTTCGACGAAAGACTCGAAATCAAATAGATTGTGCATGTGGGTACatttcgatgaaagactcgaaaaaaaatgcaatacttGTCAGATTCGATGAGAGACTCGAATTGGAAAAGATTCTGCTCGAATatttcgatgaaagactcgaaaaatgatattaaagtgtttaaatcaaaatgtttatatgaagttcaaaaAAGATTGGTTGAAAAATGCATGTGAAAGGATTTTCGACTGGTTTCagcgaaataaaaaaagaaaataaggcAGAAATGAAAAGTTGTGAAGAGAAACGAAAAGGAAAATATCATGGTTAAATATAAACAGGAAAGGAAGAAttggagcgaaaaaaaaaccataacaaaaagtgaaaatagcaaaaaaaaaaatgtagataaaaaaaattgaattagtaaataaacaaaatctgggaaaagagaaaaataaaatagacacaAGAGAGTGAAAATTCTGCAAGAATACAcagagaagataaaaaaaacatgtgaagaaaaataaaaacgaaactgCACTAAAATAAGTCCCGATGAAATAGGCAGgaaaaaaagaagagaaaaaagatGATAGTATGACAGTATGAGATACTATTAAAAGAagctaaaaaaagaaaagaataatgagaaaaatggaagaacagtagtaaaaaaacagaaagacaAGAGAAATGGTAAAGGAACTTACAagagaaaagaaacaaaaaaaaaagaaaagtgaaaaaatgattgttgaaaaatgaaaagaaaagtgAGAACtgagaacaaaaataaaaacagaaaaaaattaactgaaaaaaggAGGGCAGAAAAGAAGACGAAAGAGTTTGTAAAGTGGCAATGAAGATAAATGAAAGAGACAATGTcagaaagtgaaaaattcagtgaatattatttctaagtttttaaattagaaTCTGATAGAAACTTTAAATCAGAAAGTTCTTTGCCAGACTCGATGAGgaaaaattttctgcgttactCAAAATCCAAGAGTAGAGGTGGGTAGTAATGTAGTGATTATAAATGACAATGTAAAGAACTGTGAGATTTATGATGCATTGAACAGGTCTAATAGCTGTCAGTGATGAATCCTGATAGATCAAATTTTATCTGACAAGCTTATGAAATGATCTGAGcgtgtaatttgaaaaaaaaacggtcattcatATAACGAATTTTCGGAAGAAGGTTGTGTGTCGGCGGAATTGTTAGCGATTTAGGTTGAAAAGTCGGGAATAAGATTTCAAGTACGACAGCAGCCATACTACAATGTACATAAAACAGAATAGGTAGAACGAAGGAACCTTGATTGGCATGACAAAATGCCGGAATATCGAGCCTTTAGTATGCTGATAGGATTGAATTCCCTggaaaatcgaaacaaaaatcaatcgataagttgttttttaaagatctaACCAGTGGAAAGTATTTTTCACCGTATTTCTCACCTAACGAAGGACGTATCAGTTTGCGCAGCATAAAACTGTTCCAGCTAACAAACTTGTTCATAGAATGATGGCACTCTACAACGCTCATGCTAATGTAGTTAAGGTAGaaatgtccagagaacaaatcaaaaatagatttaagtTAGCGTATTCGTAAATATTTTGTTAAGACTAGTAAAGTTTAAAGGCTGAAGCCCAGGatccaataaataaataagacacgtctgtcgctcaccaGATTAGATCAATGACTaacattgttttgtttgttttgcctggtgttgttaaaataacaaacgttgccatagaaatatattttattttataaacaggtgatcagtgttgccgaatacaacacattttttaccacacaatatttttttttaataatttcatttattttctgcaCATCCTTCATATTATCTCTACAATTTTGTTCTCACCAATAGTCGAAGTTCAATGGCGTTTAAAAACCAGACTATTGATGCTATCAGTGATGCGAGTATAGAACCGACCAAAGTCgatatttagtcatttttgaatttttcaaagtttcctaaaaattttactttggtTCAATacttttccttgttttttttttgcaggattttaaagtgacgtttacatgagtaaatcttagcttttaagttttaatggaaaaattatatttgtgtGCTGAataatcaacatattttttctttcttttgtccTTGCCGAACAGGTTTTgtacttattttaaattcattgaagCAAATTTTCTgattaacaaattttgttgatcATCGTTATTGCATAacgtaatgcaaaaaaaattataggctGGGGATTATGTCTttcagcattgaaaaaaaattatactgacATCGCTACTGGTACGGGTGCCTACTGCAAGCAAtctacctcgctaggcaccagcagttttggcagttgtttttttttcacgcgATTTTAAAAGGTAGTCGATGAATTCAtttgaattcagccacagtTGAAAAACCAAAATATGTACTAGtttttcactagctacttgagAATATCTGCAGTGGGTTATCGATGGCTCTCTTACGCAAGATAGCCGCTCAGTTTTACCACGCGTTGATTGACCCGGAAAAGTTGAttgattgcctacaccggttgatcgTCGGGATCTGTCACCAGCTGGGACAGCTatcggaggagtggaaggagggggtaatatgccccatctacaagaagggtggcacaagcaaacagattcgtgggaagtcatcagaccGACTTCATGGAGGGATGGTCTAAGACAGAGCAGaccttcacattacggcaaatcctccaaaaatgccttGTAGTCCCTACACACCAGCTATTCATCGACtacaaagccgcatacgacacgatcaaCCGTAACtaactatggaaaatcatgaacGACAATggtttttccgggaagctgatcagactgatccaGATGACGGTGGAAGGAACGCAGTGCTGTTTGTTGATTTCAAAGGGCTTCGACAAGTCTATCCCGCATAATATTCAACGTAGCGCTAGAAGGTCTTTTTCAACGAGCGGCggaggagatctatcgcaaactgaaacacgaagcaggaaggattgggttaatgattaatacgtccaagacgaagtacatgctggcctgagGATCCAAAACCGACTGAACCTGCTTGTCcaataataacaaggtcacgatcggtGGCGTCAACTTACCGTAAAACCTCTCGAATTGGTCTCATCGAAGGTCGATCGAGCCCGGGCTTTGGTGCGGGACTGCTTCAGCTGGTCGAACGCCGGCGGCCGAATGTGCACGATGTACGGCTTCAGCTGAGCCGTCCTCAGCGATTTCAGCGCCTGGTAATGGGGACTCAGCACGCAAACACAGCTCCCGTTGACGATCGTCTTGACACTTTCAGCCGAAGTCCCATATAGGTGACCCTTGTATTCGCCGTACTCGATGAACTTGCCGTTCGCGATATCGCTCTCCATTTTCTCTCGGGAAACGAACAGATACTCCCGGCCGGCAACCTCTCCGGGGCGCATCGGCCGAGTTGTGTCTGGGGATTGGGTGTAGAtggattattataatttattttagttaaaaaacatTGAGGGATCACTTACATGGCACTGGGCTCTTGTATTTCTCCGGGTCTCGTGCAACCAGACGACGTTTCAGCTCATTACGACCGATTCCGGGAGCTCCGATCAGCACGATCGGCCGGTAGACTCCCGGTCGGGGGTACAGCTTGGCGACCTCCTCGTAGGTGGCGATCAGTTCCCGATCGAAGTCATCGTTTTCCGCTGTATCGTACATGATCTTTTTAGTTTTCGGTCCACGGCATGGGTTATTCGGGTTGGGTGATCCCGGTGGGGTCGAACAGATGGAGGCACATGAACCTTCTACTCATACAATGAGGGTAATGTGGTTGGTTGTTAATGACGAACGATTCCATTGAGAAGTGGACAAACATTCACAGATCACAGGGTGGATGGATGAAGAAGGATGAGTGAGTATTGTTAGAATTTAGAATCCAGTAAGCATACATAATGATGGATGATTTATGAATAAGTTTAATAATAGTCTACAACGTGACCGGGAACTTACTTTTAGTTTCACCATTAGTTTCCTTAGCGGTTCTTTCGTGGAGGATGCGTCGTTCCTGTAAAGATCTACTGGGAATAAGTCCTGCTCGAGTAGTTTTTTCGCCTTCTTTTCGAGCCTGCCACCAATAGGAATCGTCCTGTGAAATaagaaaatacttcaaactgtTGTCTCCAAATTACCAGATAAATAAGAAAAGAAACTTTACCTGTGAAACAACATGCATGATGTCACCTCGTACGAATCCAAGCCCAGCTTCCTTGCACGGAATATAGGGATCATTTTCCGGTTCGTAGTCAAAATACGCCTTCACCCGAACCTTGCTTTCTCTCTGATCCAGCTTGCCATCCGATGGGACCAGTTTGAACGTGATGGTTCCCTCGGAGTTTTGCTACAATTGAAACATGGtaagttcaaaaattgattctcgTTAAAGTCATTCTACAAACCAGAATCTGCAGCACATCTCCCGGAGTTTTGCCCTCGACGTTGATATTGTTGACCTCGATGACCTCATCGCCCACGTGTATCAAACCGGAACGATCGGCCGCTCCACCGTGCATGATCCGGGCGATGATAATCTTTCCGGTTTCCTCATCGGTTTTGATTGTGGCTCCCTggaaagatggtgaaaaattGTTAACTTCTTACTTTGTTCCATGTATGGTTATCACTAACAATAATCATTTACAGCATAGGGATCAATGTGTAAAGCGTATTTGTGGGACGGTAACCACTACAGATCAAGACAtcaagatatttgaaaaataattcgaacagtaaaataaaattaattgaaaatcaaaatcaaaagaagCAAATCATTAAAACTAAAAAGTTTTACGTCCATAAAAAATCATCTTAGGTTTATCATATCATTATtaagtttttcatatttcattgaATGACACAAGTGTAGGTGTGAATGAATGTGACAGAGAGAAAAAGAGGACGGCTACGGACAAACGAAATACTTACTACTATTGGTTCCGCACTCTGTGCTCCTGCACACTGGGCGCAGCAAaagcaaattttgaattgtaatTAAGTTTGATTGTTTTAGCTATAGTTTTTAGGGACTTTGCTTTTCAAAAAGGGGCGTGTTTGGACAGTCAAGAAAATGATTAACAATGATGGACGATTGAAAAGTATAAAGAAATGCAAATCGAACAAAAGGGAACTATAAGGTATTTAATGAAACAAACTAGCAACAATGGTTATACcgattcaatgaaaaaatattgcgTTGATGGAATGGATTAACAATATAGAGGGATTTATGTACTAAACAGAGACTCAAAAGTTCTCCGTATTTGGAGTTCACCCgtaaacataacttttttcacaTTAAATCGATCATTATGTACTTTATTTAgttgaaacagattttttcctcTCATGTGGATGTGGAGTCCAGCAATGGACCATATTTCGTATCCACTCTAGATTCCAGGCCAACTGACATCATTCCTACCTAGATACTTTAGAGGTCTGTTGGGTTAGCGATTGCTATCGCTGATGTTGAAAGATTGTCTCCCATACGCACTCGTATGTCTGGTAGAACTATAGTTTGAAGGCTCTATAGAGGCATATCAAGGATGCCTTTAAATTGCAACCAGAACCGGCATTCGATAAAAAGGCAGTTTCTGTTGTATCAAATCAGCATACGTAAATAATTGTTAGATACTAGTTACGTAGTGGAAAAATTTCCCTTTAACTTTCAAGTTGCGAATTTACACAGGTTTAACATACAACGAAAGGTCAGTTTTAAGCCAGGTTCATCCTTTTTCAGTGAATTTGCTGTTAGTTTTGGGATGATATTTTTATTCTATGTGGAAATGTATGAAATGATTATCCGCCGGAGAGTATCTGAGTAGTGCAGCTTCCTACGAAGGAAACTGCGAGGATAAGACGTAAACTTCTTCGCAGAAGATCTTATATAAATCACTCTTGGGGAATACCTTCAGGGTAGAGAGGCTTACAAGatcgggcgagcctctcgagtcgtaGAGTTAAAAGTCATGATCGTGTGCTGCGACAGGCGGGAGTCAAGAGCAAGCAGCACTCGACTGGCACACGTCGCGACAGTTAGAAAATTCGCAGCAGGCTTCCGAGAAGTGGGCGTCCGATCCCAAGGTTTAAGCTGCAAAGAGGCAAGGACTTTACTTTCGGTGCATCAGATGCTTTCGAAAAGCCACAGGATTGAGTAAAATATTTCCAACCCCTCTGTGGTATCTGAGTTATTTCCCATTGATAAAAGCTGTGGAGACATGATGTGACCTTTTTCGCAGTGGAGATGGCTCCATCTGCAGGAAATACCTAGAGAAAAGAGTGGCTCTCGACACCGAATGAGTCATTCTAGTCGATGTAGGTAAATAGAATGACGTCTTCATGGGGAGTCATCCTAGTAACTACGTAAAGTCTCGTGCGTGCTCTCGATCAATAAACAACGGACAAAAGGTGATAATCCTCTAGTCTTTGTGATGAGAGGTCGCACCTCTAGTCGTTAGAGGAAACGTCAGGTTTCGAGCCATCAGGAGGAGATGTTGGTGTGTTAAACACCAAGTCTTAATTTGGAAAAGTCAGATTTCAAGTCTTTAGAAAACAGATCAGGAATTAAGTCGTGTACAGGAAGCAAGTGAGGGATAGAGGTAATTCAATTATTTCACATGCGGATCGTACAAACCTTTACCGACGAAGACAAGATCTCAACTGAGGCCAAATTGCGGGTGGAAATGGCCAAGCAATACTAAATAAAGGTCCGATCCAGGAGACTCTCCATTAGCGACTctagatctgacctctcctcgtaatggcTCGAGGTAACCACttatacccctcctcttgtgGTTTAatggcctgatctctcctctttcGACCTGAACCCTGACGTCTTATCGTGAAGACTCAGGGTTGACCACTTAAAACACTCCTCCTGAAGATTCAAATCCCGAACACTTATACCCGCCTCCTTCATGCCCGTAATATGCCGATCAAGatcagcttatcctagactcgtgcctgtcacagcacaTGCGTGGGACTTAACGTAACCACTTGGAttattcccgacgaagacgtcatccttaTCCGACTCGAATGGCGCACCTGGCGTCGAGAGCAACCCGTGGATATTCCCCGATCATGGAATAACCCATTCTCAACGAttaaggtcaagtcttatccccgccgCTTCGGTCGTTGGGAACTGCACTACTCGGaaactccccgaaggtggagcatacTACGCACGAAAGTGGTGCACCCACGGCATCCACTACACAGAACATGTTGCCTTAGCTTTAtagcttcaaaccgtgtggTCGGACGCAAACTACTCCACAGCCCCCCTTCGATAGGGTCAGTCTACTCTCACCGTTATCCGGTCTTCTTTTATCACTTTGGCTGGCAACGCTAGGATTTTCGGCCCGCGGCTTTTTCTgtccgtcgtgtgccagatcaaGAACAGTTTGTCCTGGACTCGCACCTGTTACGGCATACATTCGGGACTTTGCACGCTAAGACTCGGTTGTTTCGCGacagtgacgacatcctacaccgactcgagaggctagTCCGGCATCGAGAActtctctacccgtgggtatcccccaaCAGTGGTTAAACTTCGTTCTGCAaggtccgctacgaggaaggtattgTATTATCTCCGCAGTTTcccccttaggaagcggcaATACTCGAATATTTCCCGGcggtggggtatcctacacacgttcgcagCGCACTCATGACCTtcactacgcagaagatgatgccttatctttgtatcTTCGATCACGGGACCGGATGCACTCTTCTCAgactccagctcctctgcagggcagtcatgattcgggtgaacccatcgctgaccacatgccaagtgttggagtccgtacacatcctctgcaccacgttgtctgctgtcgtgtcgggcTCACAGACGGCAAGTATGttggtacgtaccgccgcaaacctcggaaaGGCAAACACCACGTGTTCGGCTGTATCCTCttcgtcaccacaatctgggctaGACGGCGAAGCTCtttgtccaaaccggtagtggtacttcatgaagcatccatggtCAGTCAGGAATTGCTTCGTATGGAAGTCCACTTCAACCGTAACTTCTTCcaatccagctcccgatgtgcagAATCAGAAGATGGGTTCGATGCGAGTTGAACATAAAGTCTTCATTGGCATGATCTCGTATGTTGGGCGTGTCTTTATTGTCGTAGCAAATGACACGTAGGAGCTCGTCGTACGTGAAGCTCCACAGGACCGGGCcaagtattgacccctgtggcaCAACCGTCGAAACCTCTTGTATCCGTATGACCTCACCGGTCATATACTGAAGTTGTCGATTGTGAAAATAACTTTCCACAAccctatacagatatgccgtGACCCTGATTTGAACGAGCGACGACGCAATAGCTGttcaactgacgctgttgaaggcgtcCTTCACGTCCAAAGTGACCACCGCCCAATAGCGGAGCCCTTTCTTTTTCGTTAGCCTAGCTCTGTCCGCTATTTCAATGACAGAGCAGGTGGCATTTACGGTGCTGCGTCCCGCCGTAACCTTCCCAccggaaaccaaactgtttcttcgagagtccgccctcacttTCAGTGTACATCTGGAGTCGGTTCTGTACCACCTTCTCAAGGACCTTACCTGCTGTGTTTAGTAAACAGATCGGCCGGTAcgccgatgggtctcctggagGCTTTCCCGGTTTTGGCAGAAGGACTTTCTGCCGCGTCCATGTGTCAAGGAACACCCGTTCCGTCACATATCGTTCACACATCACCGGAACATTTCGGGGAACTACCTGAATGCGGCCTTCACTGCTacgttcggaatgccgtccggtACGGGGGCTTCCTTGGTTGAAGAGATTTGGCGGTTTGGCGAAATTCATCCATCGTAATTGCAACAGCTCGTTGAtgatcaattttaatttgtctGAGTACGTTTCAGATGGAGCACCCTCACTTTCAGTTTTGGCCATGACGTGCCCTCTTACTTGCATTAATGACCCTGCGGAGGGTCGATCTCGCGCTTGCGTTCAGCATCCTGTGCCTTGTCCTATGGCAGTCGGCACGCAGACCCGCGATTTCCTCTGTCCACAAGAAGACGTGAGGCCTAGCGGCCTAGTGTCTTTACGCTTGGCCCTTCTCGTCATCGCAGCATCACAAGCGCGAGCTAGTACCCTCGTCAGTTCTTCAGCGGACAGGTTGTTCAAGTGTCACTCCCAATGCAACACCTCGATAAAGACGTTCTGGTCAaattgtgttgtcttccagaggcgttcACTTGACCTAGAATCACGTCTTCCTGTCCGCGCACTTGAGCCTAACCGGTAGCGGATCGCAAAGTGTTGGCTACGTGTGTATGCCTCTCTCACCATCCAATCGCACACCAACCCCAGGTTACCCTAGGTGACATCAATGGTTGACTCGCTCCCGTTCCTGTGGTAGATTCTGGTGGTGCCTACGTTCGCTAGGTCTAGGCTTCTAAAAGGATTTGACCTCTGGGGTTTGTGAGACGTCTACCCCATTCCTCGGCC
It encodes the following:
- the LOC129759374 gene encoding MAGUK p55 subfamily member 7 — its product is LTNFLFSVKQQVLIEVLELLAPRCHISPLSKEIFHLLQTPHLQSLLFAHDAIAQKDFYPHLPEIPVEVDEDEETIKIVQLVKSNEPLCAGAQSAEPIVGATIKTDEETGKIIIARIMHGGAADRSGLIHVGDEVIEVNNINVEGKTPGDVLQILQNSEGTITFKLVPSDGKLDQRESKVRVKAYFDYEPENDPYIPCKEAGLGFVRGDIMHVVSQDDSYWWQARKEGEKTTRAGLIPSRSLQERRILHERTAKETNGETKKGSCASICSTPPGSPNPNNPCRGPKTKKIMYDTAENDDFDRELIATYEEVAKLYPRPGVYRPIVLIGAPGIGRNELKRRLVARDPEKYKSPVPYTTRPMRPGEVAGREYLFVSREKMESDIANGKFIEYGEYKGHLYGTSAESVKTIVNGSCVCVLSPHYQALKSLRTAQLKPYIVHIRPPAFDQLKQSRTKARARSTFDETNSRGFTDDEFQEMIKSAERINFLYGHFCDDEIVNGDLTEAFEKLVELANKAETEPLWAPASWVQ